In Pollutimonas sp. M17, a single genomic region encodes these proteins:
- a CDS encoding ferritin-like domain-containing protein, with product MNSASTNTASKQPIDVAAIREAARKLDDGAVPPGYQGNRQEIIEMLNAALATELVCALRYKRHYYTATGLVNEPIKAEFLQHAQEEEDHAGRIAERIVQLNGEPDFNPSTISQRSHAEYDECTDIKGMIRANLIAERVAIESYRQMIERIGDSDPTTKHLLIDIMAVEEEHADDMKDLLD from the coding sequence ATGAACTCAGCATCGACCAATACAGCAAGCAAACAACCCATCGACGTCGCCGCCATACGCGAAGCCGCGCGCAAGCTGGACGACGGCGCGGTGCCGCCCGGATACCAGGGAAACCGCCAGGAAATCATTGAAATGCTCAATGCGGCGCTGGCCACCGAACTGGTCTGTGCGCTGCGCTATAAGCGCCACTATTACACCGCCACGGGCCTGGTCAACGAACCCATCAAGGCCGAATTCCTGCAACACGCCCAGGAAGAGGAGGACCACGCCGGCCGCATCGCCGAGCGCATCGTCCAGTTGAACGGCGAACCGGATTTCAATCCGTCCACGATCTCACAGCGCAGCCACGCCGAATATGACGAGTGCACCGACATCAAGGGCATGATACGCGCCAACCTGATCGCGGAGCGCGTCGCCATCGAATCGTACCGGCAGATGATAGAGCGCATCGGCGACTCCGACCCCACTACCAAGCACCTGCTGATCGACATCATGGCGGTGGAAGAAGAGCATGCCGACGACATGAAGGATTTGCTGGACTGA
- a CDS encoding DHA2 family efflux MFS transporter permease subunit → MSSTDTKAAPAAAYPPLEGRARLFGTIALSSAVFMNVLDSSIANVSIPTIAGDLGVSATQGTWVITSFAVANAITVPLTGWLTQRFGQVRLFVLSVLLFVISSWLCGFSWSLESLVAFRVLQGAVAGPMIPLSQSLMLGTYPKDKAGMALALWSMTILVGPVAGPLLGGWISDNYSWPWIFYINVPVGLLAGWASWQLYKHRESPRAKLPIDTVGLGLLVLWVGALQLMLDKGKELDWFASSAITVMAVLAVVAFVFFIIWELTAKHPVIDLTLFKFRNFTSGVITISVGYGLFFGTVVLLPLWMQSTLGYTATYAGIASAPVGILAIIMSPMVGKMLSRHDPRMIATFAFLVFALISYMRADFNTQADLYTIMLPTFIQGAAMATFFIPLTTLTLAGLDPHRIPAAAGLSNFVRLVFGAFGTSITTTLWENRASLHHAQLTEAARPGEPAFDAIMNGMQQRGFSHEQSATVINNMINQQAFTMSATDIFYASAILFLLLIGLVWMAKPSSNRSAGGAGAGAH, encoded by the coding sequence ATGAGTTCTACGGACACTAAAGCGGCGCCGGCCGCAGCCTACCCGCCGCTGGAAGGACGGGCCCGGCTCTTCGGCACGATAGCCTTGTCCTCGGCCGTCTTCATGAACGTGCTGGACTCCTCGATCGCCAACGTTTCCATACCGACCATCGCCGGCGACCTGGGCGTCAGCGCCACGCAAGGCACCTGGGTGATCACCTCGTTCGCGGTGGCCAACGCCATTACCGTTCCCCTGACGGGCTGGCTGACCCAGCGCTTCGGCCAGGTGCGCCTGTTCGTTCTGTCCGTGCTGCTGTTCGTCATTTCGTCCTGGCTTTGCGGATTTTCCTGGTCGCTGGAATCGCTGGTGGCCTTCCGCGTGTTGCAAGGCGCGGTGGCCGGCCCCATGATCCCCTTGTCGCAGTCGCTGATGCTGGGCACTTACCCGAAGGACAAGGCGGGCATGGCGCTGGCGCTGTGGTCCATGACCATCCTGGTGGGGCCGGTTGCCGGGCCGCTGCTGGGGGGATGGATCTCCGACAACTACAGCTGGCCATGGATCTTCTACATCAATGTTCCCGTCGGCCTGCTGGCGGGCTGGGCATCGTGGCAGTTGTACAAGCACCGGGAATCGCCGCGCGCCAAGCTGCCCATAGACACCGTGGGGCTTGGTCTGCTGGTGCTGTGGGTCGGCGCGCTGCAGCTCATGCTGGACAAGGGCAAGGAACTGGACTGGTTCGCCAGCAGCGCCATTACCGTCATGGCCGTGCTTGCGGTCGTCGCCTTCGTGTTCTTCATCATCTGGGAACTGACGGCCAAGCACCCCGTCATCGACCTGACGCTGTTCAAGTTCCGCAACTTCACCTCGGGCGTGATCACCATTTCGGTGGGCTACGGGCTCTTCTTCGGCACGGTGGTGCTGCTGCCCTTGTGGATGCAAAGCACTCTGGGCTATACGGCCACCTATGCCGGCATCGCCTCGGCGCCGGTCGGCATCCTGGCCATCATCATGTCGCCCATGGTGGGAAAAATGCTGTCCAGGCACGATCCGCGCATGATCGCCACCTTCGCCTTCCTGGTTTTCGCGCTGATCAGCTACATGCGGGCCGACTTCAACACGCAGGCCGACCTGTACACCATCATGCTGCCCACCTTCATACAAGGCGCGGCCATGGCGACATTCTTCATTCCGCTGACCACCCTTACCCTGGCCGGGTTGGATCCGCATCGCATCCCCGCCGCCGCCGGACTGTCGAATTTCGTCCGGCTGGTGTTCGGCGCCTTCGGCACCTCCATCACCACGACCCTGTGGGAGAACCGGGCCAGCCTGCATCACGCGCAATTGACCGAGGCCGCCCGCCCCGGCGAACCCGCCTTCGACGCGATCATGAACGGCATGCAGCAAAGGGGCTTCAGCCATGAACAATCCGCAACCGTGATCAACAACATGATCAACCAGCAGGCATTCACCATGTCGGCCACCGACATCTTCTATGCCTCGGCCATTTTGTTCCTGCTGCTTATCGGGCTCGTCTGGATGGCCAAGCCGTCCTCGAACAGATCGGCCGGCGGCGCGGGAGCCGGCGCGCACTGA
- a CDS encoding HlyD family efflux transporter periplasmic adaptor subunit, translated as MSTPTQSASRRKPLMILAALVFIAIGIAYAIWWAIYASNYESTDDAYVHGNLVQVTSQIPGTVIGIGADNTQTVGKGALLIELDPSDARIALAQAEAALAQAVRHTRTIFVQNDALEADVAVRRADIERAQVDLAKAQSDLKRRQTLAHSGGVSGEEILHAQTAVKAAQSGLAQAQAALAASQAKLQTNQALTAGTTVAAHPDVMQAADQLRKAWLADSRTRLPAPVDGLVAQRSAQVGQHVAPGTPLMTLVPLDQVWVEANFKEGQLRHMKPGQNATLTADLYGSDITYHGKIQGLAAGTGSAFALLPAQNASGNWIKVVQRVPVRIALDPKELASHPLRVGLSMQVEVDLSEPEEGAATVGNTGFKTAVFTDDSGKADALIARIIKENLDS; from the coding sequence ATGAGCACCCCAACCCAATCGGCATCCCGGCGCAAGCCCCTGATGATTCTCGCCGCGCTTGTCTTCATCGCCATAGGCATCGCTTACGCGATCTGGTGGGCCATCTATGCCTCGAATTATGAATCCACCGACGATGCGTATGTGCACGGCAACCTGGTCCAGGTCACTTCGCAGATTCCCGGCACCGTCATCGGCATAGGCGCGGACAATACGCAAACCGTCGGCAAGGGCGCCCTGCTGATCGAGCTGGATCCCAGCGACGCGCGCATTGCGCTGGCCCAGGCCGAAGCCGCCCTGGCCCAGGCCGTGCGCCACACGCGCACCATCTTCGTCCAGAACGACGCGCTGGAGGCCGACGTGGCCGTGCGCCGGGCCGACATCGAGCGCGCGCAGGTCGATCTGGCCAAGGCGCAAAGCGACCTGAAGCGGCGGCAGACGCTGGCGCACTCCGGCGGCGTCAGCGGCGAAGAAATCCTGCACGCGCAAACGGCGGTCAAGGCCGCGCAATCGGGCCTGGCCCAGGCGCAGGCCGCGCTGGCCGCCTCGCAGGCCAAGCTGCAAACCAATCAGGCGCTGACAGCCGGCACCACCGTCGCCGCCCATCCCGACGTCATGCAGGCGGCCGATCAGTTGCGCAAGGCATGGCTGGCCGACAGCCGCACGCGCCTGCCCGCGCCGGTGGACGGTCTGGTCGCGCAACGCTCGGCCCAGGTGGGCCAGCATGTGGCGCCCGGCACACCGCTCATGACTCTCGTTCCGCTGGACCAGGTCTGGGTCGAAGCCAACTTCAAGGAAGGCCAGCTGCGGCACATGAAACCGGGCCAGAACGCGACGCTGACCGCCGACCTGTATGGCAGCGACATCACCTACCACGGAAAAATCCAGGGGCTGGCCGCCGGCACCGGCAGCGCGTTCGCCCTTCTGCCCGCGCAGAATGCCAGCGGCAATTGGATCAAGGTGGTCCAGCGGGTGCCCGTCAGGATTGCGCTGGATCCAAAGGAACTGGCCTCGCACCCCCTGCGCGTGGGCCTTTCCATGCAGGTGGAAGTGGATCTGTCGGAGCCGGAGGAAGGCGCAGCCACCGTCGGCAATACGGGCTTCAAGACGGCCGTATTCACCGATGACAGCGGGAAAGCCGATGCACTGATCGCGCGTATCATCAAGGAAAACCTGGATTCATGA
- a CDS encoding efflux transporter outer membrane subunit, with protein MKSLFSLLLVVALSGCAAIPPGEPGSAPLQGAQLGLQEHDMAWPTEEWWRRYDDPQLDRLLAEALAGSPSLAAARARLDMANAAVGGARAVQLPQLNTNYTMLRERFSENYIYPPPYGGSMQTDNSLRLNLDFDLDLWGRNRAHYAAAVSQREASAADVQVARNALVGAMVQSYFNLQNALAQHRVIALIVKQQEDVLAITRQRVAAGLDTEVEANQADSAVSAARVQLSQAATNADLLRNQIAALAGAGPERGKRIQETALSHGPAGLPDQLPVELLGRRPDIVAARLRVQASASEISAAKAEFFPNINLSAFAGFMSLGLSNLLQSGSQTYGVGPAISLPIFHGGALNARLDSKRAERELAIADYNQTLLTAVREVADATTAIRALRQQIVDQAASLRAITSAYDIAVKRYKSGLGNFVQVLLAQNEVQKQAILNTDMLAQAYKLDAQLATALGGGYKTETTTH; from the coding sequence ATGAAATCACTTTTTTCCCTCCTGCTGGTCGTTGCCTTGTCGGGCTGCGCCGCGATCCCTCCGGGCGAGCCTGGCTCGGCGCCCTTGCAAGGCGCGCAACTGGGCCTGCAAGAACATGACATGGCCTGGCCCACCGAGGAATGGTGGCGGCGCTACGACGATCCTCAGCTCGACCGCCTGCTTGCCGAGGCCCTTGCCGGCAGCCCCTCGCTGGCGGCGGCGCGCGCCCGCCTGGACATGGCCAACGCCGCCGTCGGCGGCGCGCGCGCGGTCCAGTTGCCGCAGCTCAATACCAACTACACCATGCTGCGCGAACGCTTCTCGGAAAACTACATCTATCCGCCGCCCTACGGCGGCTCCATGCAGACGGACAACAGCCTGCGCCTGAACCTGGATTTCGACCTGGACCTGTGGGGCAGGAATCGCGCCCATTACGCCGCCGCCGTTTCCCAGCGCGAGGCCAGCGCGGCCGACGTCCAGGTGGCCCGCAACGCCCTGGTCGGCGCCATGGTCCAAAGCTATTTCAATCTGCAAAACGCGCTGGCGCAGCATCGCGTCATCGCCCTGATCGTGAAGCAGCAGGAGGACGTTCTGGCCATCACCCGACAGCGGGTGGCGGCGGGCCTGGACACCGAAGTGGAGGCCAACCAGGCGGACTCGGCGGTCTCGGCGGCGCGCGTCCAGCTCAGCCAGGCGGCCACCAACGCCGATCTGCTGCGCAACCAGATCGCCGCGCTGGCCGGCGCCGGCCCCGAACGCGGCAAGCGCATACAGGAAACCGCGCTGTCCCACGGGCCGGCCGGGTTGCCGGATCAACTGCCCGTGGAACTGCTGGGCCGCCGTCCGGACATCGTTGCCGCGCGGCTGCGCGTGCAAGCCAGCGCCAGCGAAATATCCGCCGCCAAGGCGGAGTTCTTTCCCAACATCAACCTGTCGGCCTTTGCCGGATTCATGTCGCTGGGCCTGTCCAACCTGCTGCAATCGGGCAGCCAGACCTACGGGGTCGGCCCGGCCATCAGCCTGCCCATTTTCCATGGCGGCGCACTGAACGCCCGACTGGACAGCAAGCGCGCCGAACGCGAGCTGGCCATCGCCGACTACAACCAGACGCTGCTGACGGCCGTGCGCGAAGTGGCCGACGCCACGACGGCCATACGCGCACTGCGGCAACAGATTGTCGACCAGGCCGCCAGCCTGCGGGCGATCACCTCGGCCTACGACATTGCCGTGAAACGCTACAAGTCCGGCCTGGGCAACTTCGTGCAGGTGCTGCTGGCGCAGAACGAAGTGCAGAAACAAGCCATCCTGAATACCGACATGCTCGCCCAGGCCTACAAGCTGGACGCGCAACTGGCCACCGCCCTGGGCGGCGGCTACAAGACCGAAACCACCACACACTGA
- a CDS encoding MarR family winged helix-turn-helix transcriptional regulator produces the protein MSKPATSASRRKQTFYSAALLLSSKDSNIGILVKQVQSSLNRMIDQHVSPLGLTAMQWRPLVMIRYMDINTPAELARSAHVDTGAMTRTLDRLEAKGFVTRHRCPDDRRVVRIELSEAGTEVAEQIMPAIAATLNAHLQGFSKAEVESLIDLLHRMLANGLPGADLPCTKGH, from the coding sequence ATGAGCAAGCCCGCAACATCCGCCAGCCGCCGCAAGCAAACCTTCTATTCGGCCGCCCTGCTGCTGTCCAGCAAGGACAGCAACATCGGCATTCTGGTCAAGCAGGTGCAAAGCTCGCTCAACCGCATGATCGACCAGCACGTATCGCCGCTGGGGCTTACCGCCATGCAATGGCGCCCGCTGGTCATGATACGGTACATGGACATCAACACGCCGGCCGAACTGGCGCGCAGCGCGCATGTGGACACCGGCGCCATGACCCGCACGCTGGACCGGCTGGAAGCCAAGGGCTTCGTCACCCGGCATCGCTGTCCCGACGACCGCCGCGTGGTCCGGATAGAACTCAGCGAAGCGGGCACCGAAGTGGCTGAGCAGATCATGCCGGCGATCGCCGCCACACTGAACGCCCACTTGCAAGGCTTCAGCAAGGCCGAGGTGGAATCCCTGATCGACCTTCTGCATCGCATGCTGGCCAACGGCCTGCCCGGCGCCGATCTGCCCTGTACCAAAGGGCATTAG
- a CDS encoding tripartite tricarboxylate transporter substrate binding protein: MKIIHFVLACGLGAMAAQAGAQQADYPNRPIRLVIGFAPGGAADTVARSMSEAFGKALGQTVVVENKPGAGSSIAADYVVKAPPDGYTVLIASPSSISINPALNPKLSYTAKDLKAVTKITTSPLVLAVSTKTSIKSVADLIKEAKEKPGVLNYATSGNGSAPHLGAALFTLLTGTKMTHIPYRGGAPAIQSVMAGDTDLSFGTAPSVLAQVDSGKLRAIAVSTREKSALVPKLPGMKEAGLPDYNLEFWYGIFVPRNTPDAVVKKLYDAAVFAMNQANVKSVLAREGTEPSLSSSPEAFGTFLDQDEKFWVKLAKDANIVVN, encoded by the coding sequence ATGAAAATAATACATTTCGTTCTTGCATGCGGCTTGGGGGCCATGGCCGCCCAGGCCGGCGCGCAGCAGGCCGACTACCCAAACCGCCCCATACGCCTGGTCATCGGATTTGCGCCGGGCGGGGCCGCCGACACCGTCGCCCGCTCCATGAGCGAAGCCTTCGGCAAGGCCCTGGGGCAGACGGTGGTGGTCGAGAACAAGCCCGGCGCGGGATCCAGCATCGCCGCCGACTATGTGGTCAAGGCTCCGCCCGACGGCTACACCGTGCTGATCGCCAGCCCCAGCAGCATCTCCATCAACCCCGCCCTGAACCCCAAGCTGTCCTACACCGCGAAAGACTTGAAAGCGGTAACGAAAATCACGACTTCGCCCCTCGTGCTGGCCGTCAGCACCAAGACCAGCATCAAATCCGTCGCGGATCTCATCAAGGAAGCCAAGGAAAAGCCGGGCGTGCTGAACTATGCCACCTCGGGCAACGGTTCGGCGCCGCACTTGGGCGCCGCGCTGTTCACGCTGCTGACGGGAACAAAGATGACGCACATCCCATACCGCGGCGGTGCTCCCGCCATCCAGTCCGTCATGGCCGGCGACACGGACCTGAGCTTCGGCACCGCTCCTTCGGTGCTCGCCCAGGTGGACAGCGGAAAACTGCGCGCCATCGCCGTCAGCACCCGCGAAAAATCGGCCCTGGTGCCCAAGCTGCCGGGCATGAAGGAAGCCGGCCTTCCGGATTACAACCTGGAGTTCTGGTACGGGATCTTCGTACCCCGGAACACGCCCGATGCGGTCGTAAAGAAGCTCTACGACGCCGCTGTGTTCGCCATGAACCAGGCCAATGTCAAATCCGTATTGGCGCGCGAAGGCACCGAGCCGTCATTGTCGAGTTCGCCCGAGGCCTTCGGCACGTTTCTGGACCAGGACGAGAAATTCTGGGTCAAGCTGGCCAAGGATGCGAACATCGTGGTCAATTGA
- a CDS encoding quinone oxidoreductase family protein, protein MKSYWMQMTDTDTLLECRDSPMPEPGPQQLLVRMHAAGLNRGEFVLGHGLHGKAGSWKQIGGEGAGEIVGVGKDVSNFRVGDKVMGRCPGAFSEYGLMEAIEAMPKPDSLSWEEAACLPLTFLVAFDMLVVQGRLKAGEWLLINGVSSGVGVASLQLGKALGARVIGTSGSAEKLEMLQPLGLDVGLHTRSADFAGRVMEATEQHGADLIVNAVGGSVFAENVRAAAFEGRLAFVGYVDGVLHADLDLQALHAKRLAIFGVSNKLRTKEQRASAIPRFVAEVLPHVNAGTIKPQVDKEFDFDDLAEAKACMEAGRHAGKIVLRMPAS, encoded by the coding sequence ATGAAAAGCTATTGGATGCAAATGACCGACACCGACACCTTGCTGGAGTGCCGCGACAGTCCGATGCCGGAACCGGGCCCTCAGCAACTGCTGGTCCGCATGCATGCCGCGGGCCTGAACCGCGGCGAGTTCGTGCTGGGCCACGGCCTGCACGGCAAGGCCGGAAGCTGGAAGCAGATAGGCGGTGAAGGCGCCGGCGAAATCGTCGGCGTTGGGAAAGACGTCAGCAATTTCCGGGTCGGGGACAAGGTCATGGGACGCTGCCCGGGCGCCTTCTCGGAATACGGCCTGATGGAGGCCATCGAGGCCATGCCCAAACCCGACAGCCTGTCGTGGGAAGAGGCCGCCTGCCTGCCCCTGACCTTCCTGGTCGCCTTCGACATGCTGGTCGTGCAGGGCCGGCTGAAGGCCGGCGAATGGCTGCTGATCAACGGCGTCTCGTCGGGTGTGGGCGTGGCCTCGCTGCAGCTGGGCAAAGCCCTGGGAGCCAGGGTCATAGGAACGTCGGGCTCAGCCGAAAAACTCGAGATGCTCCAGCCCTTGGGCCTGGACGTCGGCCTGCATACCCGCAGTGCGGACTTTGCCGGCCGGGTCATGGAAGCCACCGAACAGCACGGCGCCGACCTCATCGTCAATGCGGTGGGCGGCAGCGTCTTTGCGGAGAACGTCCGCGCCGCGGCCTTCGAGGGGCGGCTGGCCTTCGTCGGCTACGTGGACGGCGTGCTGCACGCCGACCTGGATCTGCAAGCGCTGCACGCCAAGCGGCTGGCCATCTTCGGCGTATCGAACAAGCTGCGCACGAAAGAGCAACGCGCGTCCGCCATTCCCCGCTTCGTGGCCGAGGTGCTGCCGCACGTAAACGCCGGCACGATAAAGCCGCAAGTGGACAAGGAGTTCGACTTCGACGACCTGGCCGAGGCCAAGGCCTGCATGGAGGCGGGCCGCCATGCAGGCAAGATCGTGTTGCGCATGCCCGCAAGCTGA
- a CDS encoding enoyl-CoA hydratase, which translates to MQHPEYSSTTERVLAWLDETTLHIQFNNPARHNALSVDMWEAVVPLLERAGADDRVRLVVFSGAGDKAFVSGADISQFEDMRAAREAVTRYEAMAETSLTAIQDFPKPTLACISGYCIGGGVNVAIACDIRIASDNSVFSIPAARLGLGYRYSAMKNLVDLIGPGAAKDLFFTARRIDAAEARSLGLVTRIAAVEGLPALLAEYTRAMADNAPITIAAGKAIMAEILKSAPNVDKDRCTALIRACFDSLDYAEGRTAFMQKRKPVFIGR; encoded by the coding sequence ATGCAGCACCCCGAATACTCATCGACCACGGAACGCGTCCTGGCCTGGCTGGATGAAACCACCTTGCACATCCAGTTCAACAACCCCGCGCGGCATAACGCGCTTTCGGTGGACATGTGGGAGGCCGTCGTGCCTCTGCTCGAGCGCGCCGGGGCCGACGACCGGGTGCGCCTGGTCGTTTTTTCCGGAGCGGGAGACAAGGCCTTCGTATCCGGCGCCGATATTTCACAGTTCGAAGACATGCGCGCCGCGCGCGAGGCCGTAACCCGCTACGAAGCCATGGCCGAGACTTCGCTCACGGCGATCCAGGACTTCCCCAAGCCCACGCTCGCCTGCATCAGCGGGTATTGCATAGGCGGCGGCGTCAATGTGGCCATTGCCTGCGACATCCGCATCGCGTCGGACAACTCGGTCTTCTCCATTCCCGCCGCGCGCCTTGGGCTGGGCTACCGCTATTCCGCCATGAAAAACCTGGTCGACCTGATCGGACCGGGCGCGGCCAAGGATCTCTTCTTCACGGCCCGCCGGATCGACGCCGCGGAAGCCAGGTCGCTGGGCCTGGTCACACGGATCGCCGCAGTGGAAGGATTGCCGGCCCTGCTTGCCGAATATACCCGCGCCATGGCCGACAACGCGCCGATCACCATCGCCGCGGGCAAGGCCATCATGGCCGAAATCCTGAAGTCCGCCCCCAATGTGGACAAGGACCGCTGCACGGCGCTCATCCGCGCCTGCTTCGACAGCCTGGACTACGCAGAGGGAAGAACCGCTTTCATGCAAAAACGCAAACCGGTGTTCATCGGCCGATAG
- a CDS encoding CaiB/BaiF CoA transferase family protein — translation MVHLAASEALKRFRVIDLTQVRAGPTACRQLADWGADVIQVQMPEHMRGDDTLGGQDGSDYQYTHRNKRSITLNLKEPEGIATLKRLIGTADVVVENFRPDVKYRLGIDYETLSVDHPGLVYASISGFGQTGPYANRPGFDQIAQGTSGLMSVTGLPDQGPLRVGIPIADLCAGIFAAQGILVALLERESSGKGQWLHTSLLESLVYMMDFQTSRYLIDGEVATPAGNYHPTSIPTGVYKARDGYMNIAVFGSKIWERFCDILGAPEWVTDERYHDKPSRSVNRDSLNAEINRRLAAQDRSYWIARLNEGGVACGLINDLREVFDDPQIHHLNIVKEVMSERLGKQRMVGQPVQLTRTPSTIVRSAPRRGEHTEEILKTLGYGDEDLARMKSHGVY, via the coding sequence GTGGTCCATCTAGCCGCTTCCGAGGCGTTGAAACGCTTTCGCGTCATCGATCTGACCCAGGTGCGGGCCGGCCCCACCGCCTGCCGGCAACTGGCCGACTGGGGCGCCGACGTCATCCAGGTGCAGATGCCCGAGCATATGCGCGGCGACGACACGCTGGGCGGACAGGACGGATCCGACTACCAATACACCCACCGCAACAAGCGATCCATCACGCTCAACCTGAAGGAGCCCGAAGGCATTGCCACGCTCAAACGGCTGATCGGCACGGCGGACGTGGTGGTCGAGAACTTCCGGCCCGACGTCAAGTACCGTCTGGGCATCGATTACGAAACGCTGTCGGTGGATCATCCCGGTCTGGTCTATGCCAGCATCTCAGGCTTCGGGCAGACCGGTCCCTATGCAAATCGCCCGGGCTTCGACCAGATTGCGCAAGGCACCTCGGGCCTGATGTCGGTGACCGGCCTGCCCGACCAGGGCCCCTTGCGGGTCGGCATTCCCATCGCCGACCTGTGCGCGGGGATTTTCGCCGCGCAAGGCATCCTGGTCGCTTTGCTTGAACGCGAATCGTCCGGCAAAGGCCAATGGCTGCATACCTCCTTGCTGGAATCCCTGGTCTACATGATGGACTTCCAGACCTCCCGATACCTGATCGACGGCGAGGTCGCCACGCCCGCCGGGAATTACCACCCCACCAGCATCCCCACCGGCGTCTACAAGGCCCGCGACGGCTATATGAACATCGCCGTGTTCGGCTCCAAGATCTGGGAACGCTTCTGCGACATTCTGGGCGCGCCCGAATGGGTGACCGACGAACGCTACCACGACAAGCCCTCGCGCTCGGTCAACCGTGATTCGCTCAATGCCGAGATCAACCGGCGCCTGGCCGCGCAGGACAGAAGCTACTGGATCGCCAGGCTGAACGAAGGCGGTGTCGCCTGCGGCCTGATCAACGACCTGCGCGAAGTATTCGACGACCCGCAGATCCATCACCTGAACATCGTCAAGGAGGTCATGTCGGAGCGGCTGGGCAAGCAGCGCATGGTGGGCCAGCCCGTGCAGCTTACGCGCACTCCCAGTACCATCGTACGATCCGCGCCGCGGCGTGGCGAACACACCGAGGAAATCCTGAAAACCCTGGGCTATGGCGACGAGGACCTGGCCCGAATGAAATCCCATGGAGTCTATTGA
- a CDS encoding GntR family transcriptional regulator: MVSTPSPARSAILSQTVASELKRLIYSGEFQPGERLNEAALASRMGTSRGPIREAMKVLAGLGLVTPVPNKGVFVRQLSVRDMIEVYELRALVFAYAAERACEHFSPQHAVQFEHLLSQMDEAWRANDGTRYYELNLDFHELILELSGNRRAMQAYDDYVKELHLFRRKYFNVDANMRRSNAEHRKIYQAISSGNPAKAWAAAQRHVLDGRSRLLLTMEAPLTA; this comes from the coding sequence ATGGTTTCCACTCCTTCTCCCGCGCGCTCCGCCATACTTTCCCAGACCGTAGCAAGCGAACTCAAGCGTCTCATCTATTCGGGCGAGTTCCAGCCGGGCGAGCGCCTCAACGAAGCGGCGCTGGCCAGCCGAATGGGCACCAGCCGGGGCCCCATCCGCGAAGCCATGAAGGTGCTTGCGGGCCTGGGCCTGGTGACGCCGGTGCCGAACAAAGGCGTGTTCGTCAGGCAGCTTTCCGTGCGCGACATGATCGAGGTCTACGAATTGCGCGCGCTGGTGTTCGCCTATGCGGCCGAGCGTGCCTGCGAGCATTTTTCGCCCCAGCATGCCGTCCAGTTCGAGCACCTGCTGAGCCAGATGGACGAAGCCTGGCGGGCGAACGACGGAACCCGTTATTACGAACTGAACCTGGACTTCCACGAGCTGATTCTCGAACTCTCGGGCAATCGGCGGGCCATGCAGGCCTACGACGACTACGTCAAGGAGCTGCACCTGTTCCGGCGCAAGTACTTCAACGTCGACGCCAACATGCGCCGCTCCAACGCCGAGCACCGGAAAATCTACCAGGCGATCTCTTCGGGCAATCCGGCCAAGGCCTGGGCCGCCGCCCAGCGCCACGTCCTCGATGGCCGCTCCAGGCTGCTTCTGACCATGGAAGCGCCATTGACGGCCTGA